A window of the Halobacterium hubeiense genome harbors these coding sequences:
- a CDS encoding CBS domain-containing protein, whose amino-acid sequence MDISDIATNDYIEVEAEQRLGKARSIFEEENPKGIIVTEAGQYEGVITERQLLGSHIEDDTRIAALTVPAPKVDRTEDVRDTARMLVEGGTKIAPVFEAGELWGIVTEDAILEAVIDSLDALTVGQIFSENVITVEEDDNMGTVINRLREHGISRLPVVDEDGFLTGVVTVHDVVDFVVRDMSKTTRGDRSGEVERMLDLPVYDVMSSPVETVTIDDSVQDAVETMLEDDYSGLVVTPADDDRVVGGVLTKTDVLRALSYTEEERMDVQITNIELLDALTREEVQERIEDVANKYSDMNVHHAHVRLHKHKEKLRGTPLIQTQIRLRTNKGQMAGTGEGYGADNAFYMALDTLERNVLEHKGVERDEEYKGQLLRKLNQL is encoded by the coding sequence ATGGATATCTCTGACATCGCGACCAACGACTACATCGAGGTCGAAGCCGAACAACGACTGGGGAAGGCCCGCTCTATCTTCGAGGAGGAGAACCCGAAAGGCATCATCGTCACCGAAGCCGGCCAGTACGAGGGCGTCATCACGGAGCGCCAACTGCTGGGGTCGCACATCGAGGACGACACGCGCATCGCCGCGCTCACCGTGCCCGCGCCGAAGGTCGACCGCACCGAGGACGTCCGCGACACCGCGCGGATGCTCGTCGAGGGCGGCACGAAGATCGCGCCCGTCTTCGAGGCCGGCGAGCTCTGGGGCATCGTCACCGAGGACGCCATCCTCGAAGCCGTCATCGACAGCCTCGACGCGCTCACGGTCGGCCAAATCTTCAGCGAGAACGTCATCACCGTCGAGGAGGACGACAACATGGGCACCGTCATCAACCGGCTCCGCGAGCACGGCATCTCGCGGCTGCCGGTCGTCGACGAGGACGGCTTCCTCACCGGCGTCGTCACCGTCCACGACGTCGTGGACTTCGTGGTCCGCGACATGTCCAAGACCACCCGCGGCGACCGCAGCGGCGAAGTCGAACGCATGCTCGACCTCCCGGTCTACGACGTGATGTCCAGCCCCGTCGAGACCGTCACAATCGACGACTCCGTGCAGGACGCCGTCGAGACGATGCTCGAAGACGACTACTCGGGGCTGGTCGTCACGCCCGCGGACGACGACCGCGTCGTCGGCGGCGTGCTGACGAAGACGGACGTGCTGCGCGCGCTCTCCTACACCGAGGAGGAGCGCATGGACGTCCAGATCACGAACATCGAACTGCTGGACGCGCTCACCCGCGAGGAAGTCCAAGAGCGCATCGAGGACGTCGCGAACAAGTACAGCGACATGAACGTCCACCACGCGCACGTGCGACTCCACAAGCACAAGGAGAAGCTCCGCGGGACGCCGCTCATCCAGACCCAGATTCGGCTCCGCACCAACAAGGGTCAGATGGCGGGCACCGGCGAGGGCTACGGCGCTGACAACGCCTTCTACATGGCGCTTGACACCCTCGAACGCAACGTCCTCGAACACAAGGGCGTCGAGCGCGACGAGGAGTACAAGGGCCAGCTCCTCCGGAAGCTGAACCAGCTCTAA
- a CDS encoding lycopene cyclase domain-containing protein translates to MVLVVEHVACVVLPLGVPDVGAVFGPYTYLASEVAFGALAFALLYRAGALRRAGVTVAALYPVAYVWDWYTLTIGVFAIQLRTGVDFLGIPVEEHIFMVVVPALVVAFHETIHGQD, encoded by the coding sequence ATGGTTTTGGTGGTCGAGCACGTAGCGTGCGTCGTGCTACCGCTTGGCGTTCCTGACGTCGGCGCCGTCTTCGGCCCGTACACGTACCTCGCCTCCGAGGTCGCGTTCGGCGCGCTCGCGTTCGCCCTCCTCTATCGGGCGGGCGCGCTCCGCCGCGCCGGCGTCACCGTCGCCGCGCTGTACCCAGTCGCGTACGTCTGGGACTGGTACACCCTCACCATCGGCGTGTTCGCCATCCAACTCCGCACGGGCGTGGACTTCCTCGGCATCCCCGTCGAGGAGCACATCTTCATGGTGGTCGTGCCCGCGCTCGTCGTCGCGTTCCACGAGACCATCCACGGACAGGACTGA
- the radB gene encoding DNA repair and recombination protein RadB, with product MSDDTHISTGCAALDDLLGGGVERGTVTQVYGPPAAGKTNVALSTAVEVAASGGTAVYIDTEGLSVERFDQLLQARADDPEDASSRIVLSDAHDFEEQAEAVRDAADFAERADLVVLDSATGFYRLERDADDGGDALRRVADQITHLLSLARKHDLAVVVTNQVFTDVDSDSDRVRPLGGHTLNHWTGVVMRVDRFRGGNRRATLEKHRSKPEGEHARFKITDTGIEGVESDQY from the coding sequence GTGAGCGACGACACCCACATCTCGACGGGCTGTGCCGCCCTCGACGACCTGCTCGGCGGGGGCGTCGAGCGCGGCACCGTCACGCAGGTCTACGGCCCGCCGGCCGCCGGCAAGACGAACGTCGCGCTCTCGACGGCCGTCGAGGTCGCCGCCAGCGGCGGCACGGCCGTCTACATCGACACCGAGGGGCTCTCCGTCGAGCGCTTCGACCAGCTCCTGCAGGCGCGCGCCGACGACCCCGAGGACGCCTCCAGCCGCATCGTCCTCTCGGACGCCCACGACTTCGAGGAGCAGGCCGAAGCCGTCCGCGACGCCGCGGACTTCGCCGAGCGCGCGGACCTCGTCGTGTTGGACTCCGCAACCGGCTTCTACCGCCTCGAACGCGACGCCGACGACGGCGGCGACGCGCTCCGCCGGGTCGCCGACCAGATTACGCACCTGCTGTCGCTGGCGCGCAAGCACGACCTCGCGGTCGTCGTCACCAATCAGGTGTTCACGGACGTGGACAGCGACAGCGACCGCGTCCGCCCGCTCGGCGGCCACACGCTCAACCACTGGACGGGCGTCGTGATGCGCGTGGACCGCTTCCGCGGCGGCAACCGCCGCGCCACCCTCGAAAAGCACCGCTCGAAGCCCGAGGGCGAACATGCCCGCTTCAAAATCACGGACACGGGCATCGAGGGCGTCGAGAGCGACCAGTACTGA
- a CDS encoding Vms1/Ankzf1 family peptidyl-tRNA hydrolase: MLDRLLGRASLKERIEELEDERESLQAQLDAESERRSEAVRDRQEAEQRVNELEDKVTELEDRVQRQGGEDGGPEFRGRRDLRGERRERVVELLDSVESTEEGVLTAYVPNDPPEDVREAFGDRAPLVERAAPCLVVRDREGLLSAALRPPNPPEAFATWDSTVQVEREWLAPTGRYALAVVRADLFALGVYDANSGDGPQPERVHFEGFESDVKGKHSKGGFSQDRFERRRESQISEHLQKCQRALEGVEAERVFVVGEGTLLDEFDADATAAVDATGKPEAALDDAHDTFWTVPLSLL, from the coding sequence ATGCTGGACAGACTCCTCGGGCGCGCGTCACTGAAAGAGCGCATCGAGGAACTGGAAGACGAGAGGGAGTCCCTGCAGGCGCAACTGGACGCCGAGAGCGAGCGCCGCAGCGAGGCCGTCCGCGACAGGCAGGAGGCCGAGCAGCGCGTCAACGAACTCGAAGACAAGGTCACGGAGCTTGAGGACCGCGTCCAGCGGCAGGGCGGCGAGGACGGCGGCCCCGAGTTCCGGGGGCGACGCGACCTCCGTGGGGAGCGCCGCGAGCGCGTCGTCGAACTCCTCGACAGCGTCGAGAGCACCGAGGAGGGCGTGCTCACGGCGTACGTGCCGAACGACCCGCCCGAGGACGTGCGGGAGGCGTTCGGCGACCGCGCGCCGCTCGTCGAGCGCGCCGCGCCCTGTCTCGTCGTCCGCGACCGCGAAGGCCTGCTCTCCGCGGCGCTGCGCCCACCGAATCCGCCCGAGGCGTTCGCGACGTGGGACTCCACGGTGCAGGTCGAACGCGAGTGGCTCGCGCCGACCGGACGGTACGCGCTCGCCGTCGTTCGCGCGGACCTGTTCGCGCTGGGTGTCTACGACGCCAATTCCGGTGATGGTCCGCAGCCCGAGCGCGTCCACTTCGAGGGGTTCGAGAGCGACGTGAAGGGCAAGCACTCGAAGGGCGGCTTCTCGCAGGACCGCTTCGAGCGCCGCCGCGAGAGTCAGATTAGCGAACACCTCCAGAAGTGCCAGCGGGCGCTGGAAGGTGTCGAGGCCGAGCGCGTGTTCGTCGTCGGCGAGGGGACGCTGCTGGACGAGTTCGACGCGGACGCCACCGCCGCCGTGGACGCCACCGGGAAGCCCGAGGCCGCGCTCGACGACGCCCACGACACGTTCTGGACGGTGCCGCTGTCGCTGCTGTGA
- a CDS encoding Cdc6/Cdc18 family protein, protein MDIDARIKRRQRRDDGPRLVQDYEALAPVTHLDEPSGRGPVLERLLDHLDPVFDGRLPPNAYVHGPRGSGKTAVVTALFGHLERLSTQTQSVIYTSTRAGSPSAPGFVYVDARETQSEFAFYHRVLDALVDERVPEHGIGTDEIRDRLHERVSQSRGGVVVGVDHVGAPDDTDADRLVELFAGLPSNASWLAIGRTPPAETALAEYTATTIRVEPYRRQVLVDVLMTRASTGLAQQALTHELARRIADWADGNAHDALAALFVATDRASRDGRDRLTPADVEAAIAEIPDPSVSLGRVLALPENKQLVLRELVDLDADERASVTATTDAISAAVDLSAGTVKRYLYELAESGVVERVQAEQREGKGRPPSRVELRFPPTAFRRLYDLRQ, encoded by the coding sequence ATGGACATCGACGCGCGAATAAAGCGGCGACAGCGCCGGGACGACGGCCCGCGCCTCGTGCAGGACTACGAGGCGCTGGCGCCGGTCACGCACCTCGACGAGCCGTCGGGCCGCGGGCCGGTGCTCGAACGCCTGCTGGACCACCTCGACCCGGTGTTCGACGGCCGCCTCCCGCCGAACGCGTACGTCCACGGCCCCCGCGGCTCCGGGAAGACCGCGGTCGTGACCGCGCTGTTCGGCCACCTCGAACGACTGTCCACGCAGACGCAGTCGGTCATCTACACGAGCACGCGCGCCGGGTCGCCGAGCGCGCCGGGCTTCGTCTACGTGGACGCCCGCGAGACGCAAAGCGAGTTCGCGTTCTACCACCGCGTGCTGGACGCCCTCGTGGACGAGCGCGTCCCCGAGCACGGCATCGGCACCGACGAGATTCGCGACCGGCTCCACGAGCGCGTCAGCCAGTCGCGGGGCGGCGTCGTCGTCGGCGTCGACCACGTCGGCGCGCCCGACGACACGGACGCCGACCGCCTCGTGGAGCTGTTCGCGGGCCTGCCGAGCAACGCCAGCTGGCTCGCAATCGGCCGCACCCCGCCGGCGGAGACGGCGCTCGCGGAGTACACCGCGACGACGATTCGCGTCGAACCCTACCGCCGGCAGGTGCTCGTGGACGTGTTGATGACGCGCGCGTCCACGGGGCTCGCCCAGCAGGCGCTCACGCACGAGCTCGCGCGCCGCATCGCGGACTGGGCGGACGGCAACGCCCACGACGCGCTCGCGGCGCTGTTCGTCGCGACCGACCGCGCGAGCCGCGACGGCCGCGACCGGCTCACGCCCGCGGACGTCGAGGCGGCGATAGCCGAAATCCCCGACCCGTCGGTGTCGCTGGGGCGCGTGCTCGCGCTCCCGGAGAACAAGCAGCTCGTGCTCCGGGAGCTGGTGGACCTCGACGCCGACGAGCGGGCGTCCGTGACGGCGACGACGGACGCCATCAGCGCGGCCGTGGACCTCTCGGCGGGGACGGTCAAGCGCTACCTCTACGAGCTCGCGGAGAGCGGCGTCGTCGAGCGCGTACAGGCCGAGCAGCGCGAGGGGAAGGGACGGCCGCCGAGCCGCGTGGAACTGCGGTTCCCGCCGACCGCGTTCCGCCGGCTGTACGACCTCCGGCAGTGA
- a CDS encoding poly-gamma-glutamate biosynthesis protein PgsC/CapC: MLAATAIMVLGICVTAAVSQSSGYRLGGVMVLPLLVVYTFREPVTPVVFAVATAAAWGALWALREYTLNHGRRVFLVGVVVGALVSVVTVVAASELVPGVVYYDAEIVGSIFPGIAAYNLMRLDPRDRRADLLGMVAAYVGLVGFGLAAVYALAAAHPCVPPVLLLPTSEVVSCLGLAPVGEPTPHVVPQWLTVAILLADVSVYEAVRERYDLRLAGVILVPLLAVFTVRYADTVVVYALGATAVFFVVSLVHWASLLYGRNLLAVGLVTGLVYSAAVGLTRPVPAPGITLFFVGLFTGIGAYNLHRVAPKNRAASIRVSAALFVVFYVVLLAFVDVPASGLDPFSAGPGVGYLAVGAALVVLAVRDLFDLERATPDAETFARESVFADAQADADVGDSPLVATEDEDR; encoded by the coding sequence ATGCTCGCCGCAACCGCCATCATGGTCCTCGGCATCTGCGTGACCGCCGCCGTCTCCCAGTCCAGCGGCTACCGGCTCGGCGGCGTCATGGTCCTCCCGCTGCTGGTGGTCTACACCTTCCGCGAACCGGTGACGCCGGTCGTGTTCGCCGTCGCGACCGCGGCCGCGTGGGGCGCGCTCTGGGCGCTCCGCGAGTACACGCTCAACCACGGCCGGCGCGTGTTCCTCGTCGGCGTCGTCGTCGGCGCGCTCGTCTCCGTCGTCACCGTCGTCGCCGCGTCCGAACTCGTCCCCGGTGTCGTCTACTACGACGCCGAAATCGTCGGGAGCATCTTCCCCGGCATCGCCGCGTACAACCTGATGCGCCTCGACCCCCGCGACCGCCGCGCGGACCTGCTCGGCATGGTCGCCGCGTACGTCGGCCTCGTCGGGTTCGGGCTCGCCGCCGTCTACGCGCTCGCCGCCGCTCACCCGTGCGTCCCTCCGGTGTTGCTGTTGCCGACCAGCGAAGTCGTCTCGTGTCTCGGCCTCGCGCCCGTCGGCGAGCCCACGCCGCACGTCGTCCCGCAGTGGCTGACCGTCGCGATTCTGCTCGCGGACGTCTCCGTCTACGAGGCCGTCCGCGAGCGCTACGACCTCCGGCTCGCGGGCGTTATCCTCGTGCCGCTGCTGGCCGTGTTCACCGTCCGGTACGCCGACACCGTCGTCGTGTACGCCCTCGGCGCGACGGCCGTCTTCTTCGTCGTCTCGCTCGTCCACTGGGCGTCACTGCTGTACGGGCGGAACCTCCTTGCGGTCGGCCTCGTGACCGGCCTCGTGTACTCGGCGGCGGTCGGCCTGACACGGCCCGTCCCCGCGCCCGGCATCACGCTGTTCTTCGTCGGGCTGTTCACCGGCATCGGCGCGTACAACCTCCACCGCGTCGCGCCGAAGAACCGCGCCGCCAGCATCCGCGTCTCCGCGGCGCTGTTCGTGGTCTTCTACGTCGTCCTGTTGGCGTTCGTCGACGTGCCCGCGAGCGGTCTCGACCCGTTCAGCGCCGGCCCCGGCGTCGGCTACCTCGCCGTCGGCGCAGCCCTCGTCGTGCTCGCGGTCCGGGACCTCTTCGACCTCGAACGCGCGACGCCGGACGCCGAGACGTTCGCCCGCGAGTCCGTGTTCGCGGACGCGCAAGCGGACGCGGACGTCGGCGACTCCCCGCTGGTCGCCACGGAGGACGAGGACAGATGA
- a CDS encoding 30S ribosomal protein S8e, translated as MQYQGRSKRSKTGARLRPQSKKKKSKTGRSPTETTVGDQRFRTVDARGDNEKVRALSTNVANVATDDGAVRATIEDVAENGANPNYARRNIITKGAVIETDAGRARVTSRPGQDGQVNAVLVE; from the coding sequence ATGCAATACCAAGGCCGCTCCAAGCGCTCGAAGACCGGCGCGCGACTCCGCCCCCAGAGCAAGAAGAAGAAGTCCAAGACGGGCCGCTCGCCCACGGAGACGACCGTCGGCGACCAGCGCTTCCGCACCGTCGACGCGCGCGGCGACAACGAGAAGGTCCGCGCGCTCTCCACGAACGTCGCCAACGTCGCCACCGACGACGGCGCCGTCCGCGCCACCATCGAGGACGTCGCCGAGAACGGCGCGAACCCGAACTACGCCCGCCGGAACATTATCACGAAGGGCGCCGTCATCGAGACGGACGCCGGCCGCGCCCGCGTCACCTCCCGTCCCGGTCAGGACGGCCAGGTCAACGCGGTCCTCGTCGAGTAA
- a CDS encoding FKBP-type peptidyl-prolyl cis-trans isomerase translates to MTGPIEPGDRVRLAYVGRFENGSVFATSDPEVAAEHGLPEAQGKERAEFEPLAFTVGRGDVIEGLDDAVVGMRDGEEATVTVPPEAAYGDHDHERVREYDPETFEGMVGQPPEVGLHVEAENGLHGDVTAVTDDHVAVDFNHELAGKTLIFDVRVLAVD, encoded by the coding sequence ATGACAGGACCCATCGAACCCGGCGACCGCGTGCGCCTCGCGTACGTCGGCCGCTTCGAGAACGGGAGCGTGTTCGCGACCTCGGACCCCGAGGTCGCCGCCGAACACGGCCTCCCGGAGGCACAGGGCAAGGAACGAGCGGAGTTCGAGCCGCTGGCGTTCACCGTCGGCCGCGGCGACGTCATCGAGGGCCTCGACGACGCCGTCGTGGGGATGCGCGACGGTGAGGAGGCGACGGTGACGGTCCCGCCGGAAGCGGCGTACGGCGACCACGACCACGAGCGCGTGCGCGAGTACGACCCCGAGACGTTCGAGGGGATGGTCGGCCAGCCGCCGGAAGTCGGGCTCCACGTCGAAGCGGAGAACGGCCTCCACGGGGACGTGACGGCCGTCACCGACGACCACGTCGCCGTGGACTTCAACCACGAACTCGCGGGGAAGACGCTGATTTTCGACGTGCGCGTGCTCGCCGTCGACTGA
- a CDS encoding CDC48 family AAA ATPase produces the protein MNEVQLEVAKAYPNDSGRGIARLDPDTLLHLKLSPGDIIEIEGAETTAAKVWRADRQDWNTDTIRIDGFTRQNADVGIGERVKIRKADAEKADRLVLAPPEDASVQFGSDAAGMVKRQILKRPVVSRDIVPVMSSTNHPFMRSPGQAIPLIAVETEPEGVCLITEDTDVELREEPISGFERTGGGITYEDIGGLENEIQRVREMVELPMKHPQIFQKLGIEPPQGVLLHGPPGTGKTLLAKAVANETSASFFSIAGPEIISKYYGESEQQLREIFEDAKEDSPSIIFIDELDSIAPKREDVTGEVERRVVAQLLTMMDGLEGRGQVIVIAATNRVDAVDPALRRPGRFDREIEIGVPDEVGREEILKIHTRGMPLSDDVNLSSLADDTHGFVGADIESLTKEAAMRALRRYLPEIDLDEEDIPPSLIDRMIVKRDDFKGALNEVEPSAMREVLVELPKLSWDDVGGLDEAKEDIKEAVEWPLNQPEKFTRMGIDPPAGVLLYGPPGTGKTLMAKAVANETNANFISVRGPQLLSKWVGESEKAIRQTFRKARQVSPTVIFFDELDSLAPGRGQEVGNNVSERVVNQLLTELDGLEEMEEVMVIAATNRPDIIDPALIRSGRFDRLVQVGQPDVEGREQILKIHTQDIPLAPDVSLRELAEVTDGYVGSDLANITREAAIEALREDEDAEEVEMRHFRRGMEDVRPTVTEDLMDYYDRVEEQFKGSQNPETSREKGGHIGFQ, from the coding sequence ATGAACGAAGTCCAACTTGAGGTGGCGAAAGCCTACCCGAACGACTCGGGCAGGGGTATCGCTCGCCTCGACCCCGACACGCTCCTGCACCTGAAGCTCAGCCCGGGAGACATCATCGAAATCGAGGGTGCCGAGACGACCGCCGCGAAGGTCTGGCGCGCCGACCGGCAGGACTGGAACACCGACACCATCCGCATCGACGGGTTCACGCGACAGAACGCCGACGTCGGCATCGGCGAGCGCGTCAAGATCCGGAAGGCCGACGCCGAGAAGGCCGACCGGCTCGTGCTCGCACCGCCGGAGGACGCAAGCGTCCAGTTCGGCAGCGACGCCGCCGGTATGGTCAAACGTCAGATTCTCAAGCGCCCGGTCGTCTCGCGGGACATCGTGCCCGTGATGAGTAGCACGAACCACCCGTTCATGCGCTCGCCCGGGCAGGCCATCCCGCTCATCGCCGTCGAGACCGAGCCGGAGGGCGTCTGTCTCATCACGGAGGACACGGACGTCGAACTCCGCGAGGAGCCCATCAGCGGCTTCGAGCGCACCGGCGGGGGCATCACCTACGAGGACATCGGGGGCTTAGAGAACGAGATTCAGCGCGTCCGGGAGATGGTGGAACTCCCGATGAAACACCCCCAGATTTTCCAGAAGCTCGGCATCGAGCCGCCGCAGGGGGTGTTGCTGCACGGCCCGCCGGGCACCGGGAAGACGCTGCTGGCGAAAGCCGTCGCCAACGAGACGTCGGCGAGCTTCTTCTCCATCGCTGGCCCCGAGATTATCTCCAAGTACTACGGGGAGAGCGAACAGCAACTCAGAGAAATCTTCGAGGACGCCAAGGAGGACTCGCCCTCCATCATCTTCATCGACGAACTGGACTCCATCGCGCCCAAGCGCGAGGACGTCACCGGCGAAGTCGAGCGCCGCGTCGTCGCCCAACTGCTGACGATGATGGACGGCCTCGAAGGCCGCGGGCAGGTCATCGTCATCGCGGCGACCAACCGCGTGGACGCCGTCGACCCCGCGCTCCGACGCCCGGGCCGCTTCGACCGCGAAATCGAAATCGGCGTCCCCGACGAGGTCGGCCGCGAGGAGATTCTGAAGATTCACACCCGCGGCATGCCGCTGTCCGACGACGTGAACCTCTCGTCGCTCGCCGACGACACCCACGGCTTCGTCGGCGCCGACATCGAGAGCCTCACGAAGGAGGCGGCGATGCGCGCGCTCCGGCGCTACCTCCCCGAAATCGACCTCGACGAGGAGGACATCCCGCCGAGCCTCATCGACCGCATGATCGTCAAGCGCGACGACTTCAAGGGCGCGCTCAACGAGGTCGAACCCTCCGCGATGCGGGAAGTCCTCGTCGAACTCCCCAAGCTGTCGTGGGACGACGTCGGCGGCCTCGACGAGGCCAAAGAGGACATCAAGGAGGCCGTCGAGTGGCCGCTCAATCAGCCCGAGAAGTTCACCCGCATGGGCATCGACCCGCCCGCCGGCGTGCTGCTGTACGGCCCGCCCGGGACGGGGAAGACGCTGATGGCGAAAGCCGTCGCCAACGAGACCAACGCCAACTTCATCAGCGTCCGCGGCCCCCAGCTGCTCTCGAAGTGGGTCGGCGAGTCCGAGAAGGCAATCCGGCAGACGTTCCGGAAGGCCCGCCAGGTCTCCCCGACGGTCATCTTCTTCGACGAGCTCGACAGCCTCGCGCCAGGCCGCGGGCAGGAAGTCGGGAACAACGTCTCCGAGCGCGTCGTTAACCAACTGCTGACGGAGTTGGACGGCCTCGAAGAGATGGAGGAAGTGATGGTCATCGCCGCGACCAACCGCCCCGACATCATCGACCCCGCGCTCATCCGCTCGGGGCGCTTCGACCGCCTCGTTCAGGTCGGCCAGCCCGACGTCGAGGGCCGCGAGCAGATTCTGAAGATTCACACCCAGGACATCCCGCTCGCGCCCGACGTCAGCCTCCGCGAACTCGCCGAGGTGACGGACGGCTACGTCGGCAGCGACCTCGCGAACATCACCCGCGAAGCCGCCATCGAAGCGCTCCGCGAGGACGAAGACGCCGAAGAAGTCGAGATGCGGCACTTCCGCCGCGGCATGGAGGACGTCCGCCCCACCGTCACGGAAGACCTCATGGACTACTACGACCGCGTCGAAGAACAGTTCAAGGGCAGTCAGAACCCCGAGACCAGCCGCGAGAAGGGCGGCCACATCGGGTTCCAATAG
- a CDS encoding zinc-ribbon domain-containing protein, which translates to MGDRACWLAFCPDCDAQVTVVDEECPDCGAPLED; encoded by the coding sequence ATGGGAGACCGCGCGTGCTGGCTGGCGTTCTGTCCGGACTGCGACGCGCAGGTGACCGTCGTCGACGAGGAGTGCCCGGACTGCGGCGCACCACTGGAAGACTGA
- a CDS encoding DMT family transporter: protein MNAGRYLHAGLFVLLAVLWGFSFVAIKTGLGALPPVFFAALRFDVAVPLLLVFIAWRYDTWVPQSRADYAGIAVGALALIAGNNGFLFLGQQTITPAAASVMYGLNPLLAPAFAFVLLDQRLDAVSLGGIAVGLVGVAIIVQPSPETLTSGSTVGQLLVLAAAASVALGSVLLRRVDATLDSIPLTAWAMALGAAILHAVSVGLGESTAGTVVTTPVVYAVLVLGVLSTAVAYPIFFVLIRRIGPVRTNLVAYAVPIFAAITSWILFGTGVTPSTAVGFLVVVTGVAVLERQVVREELGRVYQRVSAAA from the coding sequence ATGAACGCCGGTCGCTACCTGCACGCGGGGCTGTTCGTCCTGCTCGCCGTGCTGTGGGGGTTCTCGTTCGTCGCCATCAAGACCGGACTGGGCGCGCTCCCGCCCGTGTTCTTCGCCGCGCTCCGGTTCGACGTCGCCGTCCCGCTACTGTTGGTGTTCATCGCGTGGCGCTACGACACGTGGGTGCCCCAGAGTCGCGCGGACTACGCCGGTATCGCGGTCGGCGCGCTCGCGCTCATCGCCGGGAACAACGGCTTCCTGTTCCTCGGCCAGCAGACGATAACACCGGCCGCCGCGTCCGTGATGTACGGCCTGAATCCCCTACTCGCGCCCGCGTTCGCGTTCGTCCTCCTCGACCAGCGCCTCGACGCCGTCAGCCTCGGCGGCATCGCCGTCGGGCTGGTCGGCGTCGCCATCATCGTCCAGCCCTCGCCGGAGACGCTCACCTCGGGGTCGACCGTCGGCCAACTGCTCGTACTCGCCGCGGCGGCGTCGGTCGCGCTCGGGAGTGTCCTCTTGCGCCGCGTCGATGCCACCCTCGACAGCATCCCGCTGACCGCGTGGGCGATGGCGCTCGGCGCCGCGATTCTCCACGCCGTGAGCGTCGGCCTCGGCGAGTCCACTGCCGGCACCGTCGTCACGACCCCCGTCGTCTACGCGGTGCTCGTCTTGGGCGTGCTCTCGACGGCCGTCGCCTACCCCATCTTCTTCGTTCTCATCCGGCGAATCGGCCCGGTCCGCACGAACCTCGTCGCGTACGCCGTCCCCATCTTCGCCGCCATCACGTCGTGGATTCTGTTCGGCACCGGCGTCACTCCCTCCACCGCCGTCGGCTTCCTCGTCGTCGTCACCGGCGTCGCCGTCCTCGAACGACAGGTCGTTCGGGAGGAACTCGGCCGCGTCTACCAGCGAGTGAGCGCGGCGGCGTAG
- a CDS encoding DUF2240 family protein → MSLRVAVAAPFKQKGKRRIPEQAFVVALSLDRDWMSPDQAKRLLDVATGEGLVEREDGELVADFDPEDVEIPEDFTPDASLFQERSAFERALDAVVEAGHDRQETVAAVNQLQQELGVTADAAAVVYARRHGVNVDGAAAKAREELEG, encoded by the coding sequence ATGAGCCTCCGGGTCGCGGTCGCCGCGCCGTTCAAGCAGAAGGGCAAGCGCAGGATACCAGAGCAGGCGTTCGTGGTGGCGCTGTCGCTGGACCGCGACTGGATGAGCCCGGACCAGGCCAAGCGCCTGCTGGACGTCGCGACCGGCGAGGGCCTCGTCGAGCGCGAGGACGGCGAGCTGGTCGCGGACTTCGACCCGGAGGACGTCGAGATTCCCGAGGACTTCACGCCCGACGCGTCGCTGTTCCAGGAGCGGTCGGCGTTCGAGCGCGCGCTCGACGCCGTGGTGGAGGCGGGCCACGACCGACAGGAGACGGTCGCGGCCGTGAACCAGCTCCAGCAGGAGCTCGGCGTGACGGCGGACGCGGCGGCGGTCGTGTACGCGCGCCGCCACGGCGTCAACGTGGACGGCGCCGCGGCGAAAGCACGGGAGGAACTCGAAGGATAA